Genomic window (Apis cerana isolate GH-2021 linkage group LG1, AcerK_1.0, whole genome shotgun sequence):
TGATACGGAATGGGGATGAGATCGAGTGTTGTGTCCTCGATGAATCTGTGTATagacatgtatatatatatataatatacatgtcTGGattcaagcatttttttttcaagggaAATGTCGTTTGGAACATATTTCTTGTTGGGATCGTGTGTCCATACGAACGTGGAAAAAATTGTCGTGAAGGAATTGTTATCAGCTATCagtattacaattacaatttttgtaattttgtcgtataataatgtaattggaAGTTACGTCGGGTCGATGATAGTCGATTAACCGTGCGCTGTAATACACGAGAGTATAATACGCTCAGCAGACAATACTCGAAAGATCAAGTGATTAAACATTGGAGACACAATAGGGTAACACAATGGAACATCGATGTCTCGAGAGAAACGTCGAGTGGAAAGGTTGCCATTATGATCATTAACTTGTTACTAATTGCCCGGttcgtttcaatatttaattaaaaaaaaaaaaaaaaagcaaacaaTTTACCAGTAAACAAAGGGTTACTCGAAATTCTCGGGCAAAACACCTTGctccttaaaaaaattcacccgttttttcaatttcgacgTTAAAAGCTACCCACGTTTCTTTCCTTATCGATcgagaattttctttcctttcctccccctcccgccCCTCCTCCTCGAAACTAATTAATCCGACGAGGTTGCTCGTGATAAATACGGTTGATGTGTAATCGTTCTCgcaagagaaggagaaggattAACCGGATTCTCGTGCGCGACACGGTTTAAAGAAGGCCTCTAAGAGCCTTCGAAAGCGTAGCGCATATGGACGAGATAAATCCGATGATATCTCGCGGAGCTGCAGTGCTCGCCGGAAGTGTGGCAGATTTAACTCGTAACACGGGCAAATCTACGATGTAACGGACTGAGATACGCGACGTCAGCACGCACATCTTGAACGAAGGTGTGCGTTTGTCCCGGACGACTGTACTACACGCATATTCGACCGTGTACGATTTCCAAGATTTTCCCGTTTCCGTTGCTCGAACATCGCGGCGAGGAAAATTCTGCgtgaaaattctgaaaaatttaatcattgatCTTGTCTCGAACGTTTACTATTcacgaatattcaaatttcttcgTCCTCTCTCCTCCGATTTGATTCATTCGTtcgtatatcaatttatttagtaaattcTCAAGAATTTATCGATCTTGCCCGAACATGATCGATCGGTTCGTTGGTAGTCTCGAAAGGAGGAGTGATGGAGCAAGGTGAGGTGCAACGGAGATCGGGGGCGCGGGGGAAACGAGTCCTCTTATTTGTCCGTAATGAGATAACGTCGGGAACCGGCTCCTCGTTTGTGCGGTTGACGTGGAAGACGACCGGGCCCCGTCTCGTAGCCCCCAGAACGTATCATCGCTGGtgtcgaataaaattactccACGCACGACTTGCAAAATCTTTTTGGCAACGAAACCGATGAAAACCCAATTAATTCTCCACGTTCACTCGgctaattatagatttttcgaGCTCGCGTCCCCGATTTAAAGGGCACGCCTGCGTCTCGAGCGCGAGCTGGATCGTTAAAGGTTTCGATGATCCGTGTTGATCCCCCTCTCCCCTGCCCCCTTGCCTCTCGTCGTGCGAGAATACGCACCTAGTGTTAATTAGCGAAAACGCACGGagcgaggggagagagagaaagagagagagaaaaaaaataggaaaaaaaagaatgatttctGCGTCTCTTTATGCGTGTACGTGTGCGTATGTCTGCTGCGTTTGCTGCGCGTGTATACAGAGAGCAAAAgtgacgaagaagaagaagggtaCGTGTGTACGAGTTGTGCGTTGCGACAGGAGGTGTGAGAGAGATGTGAAATGTGAATTGATCGGTTCGGCGAGGTTTTTTTctcgtcttttttctttttcttttcttttctttatatctatatatatatatatatatatatatatatatatatatatatatatatatatatatatagctttcTCTTGTCCTCGTGCTTAAGTAATCGGCCGTGTGACAAGCGTGAGCAGCCCAAAGAGCGTCTCGACGCTTGTGATGTGACGTGCGTTTGACAGGCTGTGAACCGAACCGAGAACATCGATCGGAGAGCGCGAGAATATTTTacgagaaaaggaaaacgagagaaagagttaATTCGAGCGCTcttcgatcgaacgatcgcTTGACAGTGAGCGGCTTAAAGATAGTAGATTTGGACTGCGTGGACAGaattcgaagagaaaaaacgGGAGCAAATATCGTATATTCTTATggacaagaaaatattttctatgtatatatatatatatatcgatcgtATTCTGTCCACGCGATTATAAGAATAACATTACACGCTCGTACATTACGAATCTTTCTCAACGTATATACTTCCTTTATGGTCTAtgaaaattcgtttcaatttccttAGTGACAGTATTACCGGTCGGCTCACGCATCAGTGCCTCGAGAGTAAAAAGGATAAGCGGCAAACAGGTTTGCGAGGAAGCCAGTGGCTGATACGCTAGAGCAGATGCTATTAGTCGGAATGAAAGATCTGTCTTCTCGAACCTTGCGATGCAAgctatattctattaatattttacgtgttttatatatatatatatatatatatatatatatatatatctcacgttaatatttcaaaagataaagtatatatatatatatatcacgttaatatttcaaaagataaagaattttttcaatgtttcattGGTGTTATTGAAACTATCGTTACGTTAATCGCGTCGATTTGCCGCGAGGGCATCGATGCGAAATAAAACAGCGAGCAGACAGAAAATTTGGATAGTTGTGCCGAAAGTGTAGCAGTTGAGTCGAGAGTCGTCGGAGGCGCAGCTGCGAAACCGATTCTACGAATCGTCGATGTTACAGATTCGTTACGTCTCTCGTAGCGTGATTATACCCGGCCGTGGACAAGTGCGTTTCGTTAACGATCTGAAATCATcatgtgaaataaaatctgaggggggagggggcgggCGGGCGAGCCATCGTCGTGCAACGTCGTTGCTCGCGCTTCGCAATAAAAGTAACGTCTCGTGTGTCGAGACAAGAGGGGACGAAAGGAGgaagggaaggaggagggtACAAAGTAGCCAGCAACCGCGTTACACCAAACCCAGAGCCAGATAAGAAGCACGAAAATCACCATTGTTAGTAGGAGGGTCTTGCAAAATAGTACGTTCGCGTGTTTACAGGTGTGCAAAATCGAGCGAGAGAGCGTGCcatgtattttcttttctttttttttcgccttGTGGTCGAGGACCGAATGCTATATTGCTTACCGCGCCGagaattcttcttctctcgttcTTTCTCGTTTTTGCCGCTTCTCGATACACCGATAtaccttttccttccttttttatctCTACGTGCGTATGCATCCACGAGAAAATGGGACGgatctcatttttttaaatagagagaaagagggagcgagcgagagagagagagagagagagagagagagagcgagagcaGCAGTTATGTACGAAtacaaattcataaaaaatcatggtgttacgaaaatatttttatttcttcggtTTTTCGGGTTTCGTTGAATGTTTGAATTGaaagcatttttttaatatcttccaAGCGCGTTCGAGCTCCACGTTAACAATTATACAACTGCAACAACCCGGAGttggatagaaaaaaaaaaaaaataaaataaaaaaaaaaaggggaaaaaaataatagtgcaCATCGTGCCGTCCGAGCATCGTTTATTTTTGCGAAAACCACGAGGCACGTGCGTTACGAGCCGTTCTAAAATTCGGTGAATTTACAGCGGTGTGCCATGGCAAATTCACGAACAAACgcagcgaaaaaaaaaacaaaaaaaatacaacggaaagagagagagagagaggagtttCAATGGTATACAATTGTACATATAATTGTCATACATAACGTGTCGTTCATTATATCCAGTCGGCTCGTGTCTAGTAATCTCTACCAAATCCGATAAATTCGGCCCGACAATtggcaataaatttttttcagagaatACAACGACCGCACACATCCAACTGTGTTTATCGTTTCATCTACAACCGAATATCGTTGTTTTATCATACAAATCTATGGCATGACTacgttcaataatttttttccctctttttctctctctttctccctctctccctccctttttctcaatttctctctcttttttccccaaaatcaacttttgaattttcacatgcttccctctctctctaaaTCTACTCTAACTttctcgatataatatatacatttctctctctctctctctctctctctctctctctctctctctctctctctctctctctctctctaaattCAACGAGCGCGATAGAGCCGAAAGAGTCGAACGGTTCGTTAAATGCCTTTTTAGCTCGTCCCGTTCCGGAGCCAGTTTTTCGAGGTGGCGAAGCGATTCTCGATGACGTTAAAAAAGTGTTTCTGGCACGCGTCGCTTTTGAGCGGAACGCGCGCCCATTCGAAACGAGTCTCCCTCGACTAGGAGGGTCGAGGACACCCACTTCACAATTTATCCTGCAACAGACTTGgggtaatatattaaaaaaaaaaaaaaaaaaaagaaagaagaaagaaaaagagaaaaaagaaaacgaagaaggGACGAAAAAGTGGAACGAAAAAACAAGATTGAATTAGCATGTACGAGCTACTATTATTAGAATAGATTCGACGATAATAGTTATGTAGCCTACTAGTTAACTACTAGTtgaataaaaagtttcgaaattctcttcattttcttAAGCGCTGATCaccgaaaaagagaaaactgtTTCTTCCGGAGAATGTATCTTGCGAAACGAATAcgagatgataataataatttatcaaaaaaaggaAGACTGAATCGAGTAACTAGATTGAAACTTGATatcgagagaagaagaggaagtaCGTATGTAGGAAGAACGTATCGGTGAAAACTTCGTGGTCGATGTGACAGAGGACGGTGACAATAGATGCATCGTTAAATCGAAGTGGAGGATCCGGCCGAAAAGCTCGATCGTTAGAACCGTGGAGTGGAAACCATTCCTCTTAATCGCGTGAATGATCGTGCAACGGACGAGAAAATATGAGTGGTTGGCTGGCATCTCTGGCCGGACGAAAGAATTCGACCGATAAAGGTGCAAAGAACCTTGGCGAACTTATCACAACTCGAATGGCTTGGCTGACGTTTCATAGAACGAGGGACAGAAACAAGATGGATAAAGAAAATGCGTTATTAATTCCAGTACCATTAATCATAGTTGCGTTACCGGCAGAAACAAGCGATAGTTGGAaacgaagaataattaaaaataattaaaaatagtattaaagaGCGAGTCAATaagaatacaaaagaaaaccAGCTTAGctgaaaagtaatataaaagagCGAgccaaaaagagagagagagagagagagagagaaagagagatctattttctttcattcgtcctcctcctccgatcaaaaaaaaattccctcGTATCGTATATCGTTTTTTCTCCGTGCGCGGACAAATTGTACGCATTTGATCGTGGAAAAACCGATGGAACAACCGTGCGATGAAATTGGTGGAAAATTTTCTCGGTTTGGTGTAGAAGCGGCTATCGGATACCTTGCTGAGCGGGATGCCTATTGTGGTTGCTAGGTGCCATCATGTGCATCTGGTGTGCCCCGACCGGCGACCTCAGCGACAAATTGTTCAGGTTCACGTTTATCGAAAGATTCGTATTGTTACAGGCGGCGGTCAGGTTGTTGTGATTGTTGGGCGGTGACGTGGTCGTTGTTGTACCCACATTGGAGGCGGCGTGCGGCGACAATCCGGAGCTGTCTGTGGTGGGCGCCGACGGATTCGACGAGGTGTTGTGAGAGCCGAAGTCCTTGCCGCCATTCGCgccaccaccgccgccgcTGGTACCGGAAGAACCACCGGAGCTTCCGGCCACCGTCTTGGAGCACCTGAGGCACTTGGGCAACCAGGAGTGGCGGCGCACGAACTTCCTGTATTCCTTCCTCACCTGCAATGGCGAAGCAAACCCACCCCCCGAACGaaaggtttttttttaacggTGCACAAAGAACCAAGGCAAGTGCGAGCGCGCGTTAGTTTCTCGTTCGTCGTCGTAATgaattaaggaaaaaaaaaaaaagtaaataaagaaaaaagtaaaaatgagGAAATAATCTTTTTGGAGGATGATCGATACGACGATGAGTATGCATTATATAAGAGAAACATGAATCGATCGAGTTTTTTTACGAAAGCGTTGGTGCTAAATTTTACAGATAAATCAGGAAAAGAGCGGTGCATCCTGCGGTGGCAaccaaaatgtaaatattattaaaaaaaaaaaaaaagaaaagaaaaatcaagataACGAGCTGCAAATTAATCTACAGGATCCCGGTTGATTCGACGAATAAACGTTGGGTGATTTTCGATTGCCACAGCACTTTATTTGAGACATCATTTTGTTGTTATCGTGATTGTTTGCGAGATATCATACGATGTCCAGATTACGTCACGTTTAACATGATTCTCTTCAAACGATTCTCTCGCTTATGGAATTACTTgctacttatatataatatacgaagAATCCGCTTTCGTACATCAGTGCATCGAATTCTCATGTTACAAGATCTTTGACTCGTGAGTAATTGTGTTTAACTATAAACCTTACGATAATAGAAACAGTTTtacaatctttatatatataaatatccaatTCGACAATTGAATCTCTGATTATCTCGGAACGttgacaataatatatatatatattcgtttgcTCTCGAAATCGTTTCGCGATTGTTtgatacaaaattgaaaaatatatgtatatacgcatAATCAAtcgaacaaattattatattcaataataataataataataataataataataattataattataattataattatcgtaaTTAATCGATAACGATAACATTTTCTTCTCGCAATACTAATTGCTCGCTACTAATTAGGATGCCACGCGAATTGTCATTAACGAGATGGAGAAAGATGAAAGAATGAAGGATGATTGAACGAGGTGTTTTAAACGTCGGTTCAACACCGCGGCAtagactttttcttttttctttttttctaaagtaACGTGGACGTTTGGACCCCGACGTATTCCCTTACCTTCTCGTTCTGAACGCAATGGAACACAAAGATAAACAGCCCCTGCAGGCTATTCAATATGGTGAAGATGTACGCCATCGCTACGGATTCTTGGTTCAAGTAGAGAAGGCCGAAGGTCCAGGTGAGTCCCAGCAGAAAGACAAGGACGATCGCTCCTCTCAGCCATGCcctattgataattaataaaaatatcatttgatcAATCGCATCGAGGTtggggtggaaaaaaaaaaatcaagtggAGCGAAATAATTGCGAGCGATGCTTAAAGGATCGTGAAGAACTATGAAAGAGCTATGTGAGTTCGTCGTATGAGGGCCGAGAGGGGGTGGAGCGTATGAACGGGCAATAGTATAAtgaaacaagataaaaaataataaataaatgcgagggaagagaaacgaagagaaaatgtgtggaggagggggagagtgaAAGGAAACGATCTTTTTACGATCTCGTGCCATCGAAAGAATTAAGGTTAACGTGCTAAATGATGGATGATGGTGTgactttaattctaataattccaATGCTACATTTGTCACGTTCTTATCGAAATGGAGCGGCGAGAACACGAAAGATTATCAAGGTACGACCGTTATGCACCCAACAGTGCACGCAACATTTCGAGCTACGCGACGCTAACTTGTACTAATGTTGCTCGTTTCTACACGCGTGCACGTTGTCGTGTATACCGCTCTCCAACAAAGCATTAGCATCGTTAATGTTCTCGCGTAGTTCCGAAGCGGTTGGCGTCCTATAAGCATCGCACACACCCTTACTAGTTCTCTACTacttctctcccttttttttctctcttcgtcGTTCGTATATCCatactctttctctctctctctttctctctctttccctcgtttcttttcccccgttctttttttttccctctttctctccctctttttctctctctctctcctctacTTCTTGATTCCCTGGTAACGATCTACGAAGACTACGATCTACCacgaaggggaggaggaatcGGGGATACCGCGAACTACACAGGTACTAGGCAGGTGTTTGTTACTTCTAATCTCGCGCGTATTCGCTAAGCTACTCTCAAATCAGGCGTTTACACCCGAAACTAAAGGGGTAAATACGGCATGCGGTTTAAATCGTCGTTATGTACTCAGAGGAAAGGCAAACGGCGTGACGTAACTAAGAGGAGTTCGGAGAATATCGATCGTCgtcatgtgtgtgtgtgtgtgtgtgtgtgtgtgtgtgtgtgtgtgtgtgtgtgtgtgctcTCTGTCAAGCATATTATCACGAAGACACTTTGCTAAGTAAGCTGCTTGGTAATTGCAAATTGCTCAGGCtctcgtttaataaatatggaataacacacatacatatatatatatatatacatatatatatatgtatataataatgacaTTTGCGATTCCAGTGAGTCGCATCGATTATGAATTCTGATATATATGATCAGCGTGTTGTGAACTTCTCTTCGCGTACAAACTACTATGTTCTATCTTCTACATTCGcaagaaatgtataataaaagtaaaatatatatatatatagtgataataaagaaacagTAATGTAAACGGTAGCATTGAATGAAAAACAcaagagattaataaaaacagtGAATGTGTTAAATGGTGATGAAATTAAAAGGCACGGATAACGACGATTATTAGTGTATTGAATGATgttatataatgaatgaacGAGAGgtgagtaataataaaaattggtaaatATCTTACAAGTGCGCTTGCAATTTGTTGGGAAGAGCATTCTCTTCCTTTCCACTACCAACCAACCACGCCATGCAGAAGAATGTAGAACAGTGTAGACAGAAGTGGGTAGaagatttaatacaaaaatgaaacaagaCAGCAAAGTTAGGTGATTGTTCCGGCaccatttcaattaattgatcattaaaaaaaaaaaaaaaaaaaagaaacttataaTCCTTCTGATGCAATACTCGATCCGTATTcactattctttctttcttcaacgCTGCTTAACGTTAATATACGGAATGGAGAAAATGTTCGACAACATCTTAATTacgtataaattgttataagaaagaaaaaaaagaaaaaaaatgaaatacaatgaaatacaaaaaggcaaaagaaaaaaaaaacagaaaaaaaatgatagagaGAAGAGACGAGTTTTTTTTACTGATAATAAAGCAGCTTCGATAATAAAACGAGTCGAGTTTGCAAGAGAATTTAACTACCATCACCAACATTTCCATATATTCCAGAAATTTATCAAGTTAACACCCTGTCGTTATTActgtttttctctctctctcaccctctctctccctccctctctctctctctctctcttcattcGACATATTTTTTGCTCGTTTCATttaaatcacaaaaaaaaacatagagCGCAAGCTAATTATCATCGTACTCGTTCGATTGTTCGTGCGTCCAATTTTTCGATGAAGCATGACTCGACTGTGACggcgtatttataattataatcacgtATATATGCATTTTAACGAGCGTCAAATCATAGATAcacattgtatataataaatatatacgtatatatatatataaatatatatatacatataatcatatccatatagatatattatctaaGATTTACATTAGCAATACAAGTGGTGTGTCGAACGAACGGAAATCTTGCGGTCATTCCAACACAGTAACTCAATAGAAACTTAAATGtagaaacgaaaacgaaattcAGCATGGCCGCCAAAAAGATGCGTGACAATAAAAGATTCTCTTTCGGGAGACACTGTTTAAGCAAGTAAAGCTTGCGAACGTGAACCGAAAGCACCAAACAAACACTTTATATATTCTACTCGACGAATAGGATTCATTATTTCGTACGTAATCAACGGACGGACtcgatcgatcatttttaatatagagatacataatatatatatatacaaatttacgtCGATTTAcgcatcatatttattaacaaaccCGAAATTTTCACGCTTACCTTGCGCTGGCCAATCGTGAGTGCTCCTTACTCTTCATCGCTACGGTTGTGTTCGCGTGTCGGCACATCATATAAATCGCCATCGAAAGAAATACCAAGTTCGCCTAATAAGAAAATCAGATGACAATTTCTGGTATCGAGTATCTATCCTCTAACGGTTATGCAcggaaaatatatacatatgtattattgaattattcatacGGGTTTTCACGTTTCATCGAAACGATGCTTCaacaattatcattattaatttgcaACAATTGTCTCCTTCCTCGCGAATCTGACATCTTACCAATATAACGAGTATCACTGGTCCAACGAAGCTGAAGATGAAGTAGTTGTCCGCTCGTAGCCAGCAATATCGATCGGTTCCGTAACTGAGAGGATCGATTATACAAGAAATAGCCACGACCAGTAATGGAGCACCGTAGGCGATCAGATAATACCAGCGTAACCTTGATTTTTCCGCTTCGAACACCTCGATCAGCATCACGTATAATTGGAATcctggaaaagaaatttcaaagtagAATCAAACTTTCTCCCATTGATGAATCACTCATTTGTCGTTCGATAAATGGCGGATGGATAATATTTACGGAATGGAATATAGTATAGATACCTTCGAGGAACATCCAGGCGAATGcgcaaaggaaaaagaaatgcaaTAATCCAGCGACGATACCGCAGACAATTCTCTGGTTCGTTTGCCCGATTCCgcaaacgaataaaatttccgcGATCAACAGGCACACGCAGAGATTCTTGTGGATGGTCGTTCTGTCCGactgaaagaaaggaaagcgaGATTCTCggttgaaaattcgaaatcggTGCAAAATTCGGTATCGTGTAATAATTACCTTCAGTCCgcgaaataattgaaaggtCAAAATTGCTAGAACCAGGCAAACCACGGAAATGATACAGCCGATGTAGGTGATGATTTGCAACGCGACCTGGTGAGCTATGTCCAATCTGACGGCGTGAACGTCCATCAGAACGGCAAAATTTGTAAGATGATTGCACTCGCACACTGTGTGAGTCTCGTTGGTTTTCCGTATTTCGCAACCCTCCTCTGACCAAGcgctgaaaattgaaaatattaattgcgttaatctttcctttctttttcaacgaaaCGACGTGATAACGAGTCACGGAAAAACACGCgtaatgaaagagaaagaacttTTTCAATTACCTTAAAATGTAATCCCAGAATACACAAGTCGGATTGGTAACGTTCTCTATAGATAGATGCTTGAAATAGACTCTGACAGGCTCGTTAAGCTGAATATGCCTTCCTTTGCCTAAAGACGCGGAGATCACTTTGCTATTTAGAAGCCTGGTCGTGTTCCTTTTCGGTAATGGTTGCTGCTCGTCGTTCATGACCAACGATGACACCTCGGCTTGCGGCTGCAGGATCTCCTCAAGCCTGTCAAAGGCCATGAAGACCAAACGGACAATGCCACCCTCGCTGTTCTCTAGCAAAGCTCCTCTAGTTAACTCGACACGATCGTTCGAGGCTGTCCACCTCTGTTGAGCCGCCTCTGTCGGGAATATCTCTAAATCGTCACCGATGTTCCGTGCATCCAACACTCGCACTTCCATCactgtttcaaaaaaaaatagtatttatgtatattggaTCATTGGATATCGAGCGATAAGTAGAATATTTGGATTGCTATTCGTGACAACCGAACAATTTGATGATTGAGAAATACACGTCCACGCGCGAGTATCattggaatgaaatttatactcTCTCGAAGGGATATCGAATCTCTGGATGGAGTTAACCGAATTCTACAACGTTCGACAACAATCCCACGACTATAAAGTTTCGATTCATCTCCTGGAACGAACAACAAAACTAAACGCGCCACATCTTTCCGTCCGCCATTTTTTCCTTGTCGGCGTTCCTCTCATCGTGTATTCCCCATTCGATCAGTCATAAACGTGATGTGGCACGGccgacaagaaaaaaattggaggCTAGCCGGCGATAGTAGTTACTTTTCTGTTAGCACGGAAGAAAGAGCACGGTCAGTTAGGGGAATATTATGTTACATGGCATCCGGCCGGCTGTCGCTCATCAAatccatcttcttttttacccTTTACTGTTATCCTATTTATCACGTGCGGATCTAATGTTGCTGCTACCACTTGGTTCGACCGCGGCGCAGAAACACGCTTCCACCAGCCTCAATCACGACCGCGCGCGCGCCACGTTACTTCCAGGAAGTAAATCAAATTGCTCGTAATTTTCTCCATGTTTTGTTGCGTTAATACAACAGGGcagggagagagggggaggaagagagagagagagagagagagagagagagagagagagagagaagggtaAAGCTCGGGTTACAACATTATCCAGCCAAGATACCAGAGAATTACGATGGGTTTGGATCTTTGTTTTATCCACGCCGGATATTACCAACGTCGCATTCCGTAAGATAAGCGATCTAGATTTATGCGACCCGATCCCAAAGTCGGACCTAGGATACTTGCACGTCCATTGTGCTAGACAACTCAACGTTAATTCGTTATCCCATCCGCCACTCCTTTTTACTCATCACGAGTATATATAtgcctctctccctcctcctatCGGACGATCTAAATTAGTTCGTGGGTAATTTTTACCATTCAAATACCACGCGTGTACGCGTGCATTTGATGATAATTCCGACTAATTCCGGAGATCAGCGATCTCCGCCTCGAATTCCCAATTACGTTTCGCCACGGAATGGTACCCTCGCGAGATCTAATTTCCCAACGTACACCCACTCCCCACGGTTGTCTTCTATTCAACAAGTAAAAATACGCTACTTACGTATGTTCCTTCCCTCGTGAGTGATCGTTTTCTCGTGCATCAACGTGTCGGCCAGCAAAAACGCGTTCTCCTCGAGCCCGATCAATAAAGAGGTCGCGACTCTCATCTGCTCCTGATGGCTCAGATCCTTCCAGGACGCCATTTGCGCCTTGTCCAGCAGGTTGCTACCCGTCCTCACGACACCTTGGAGCAGCTCGGTCACGCTCACCTCCCTCTGATTCGCGTCCTGATACGTTCTTATATCCTGCGCCATCTTTTCCGCCATGTTCTTGATGATCTTGGTCGTGATCATCATGTCGCCACCGTAAAGCCCTCTGCTGTTGTTGGTCACCTGCGACAGTTCACGGCTGATCCCGAGGATCACGTCGCCCTCCGTCACCCTGTTCTCGAGCGTGGTGAGCCAAACGGAGCGGCACTCGCTCAGATCCGGGCTGTCCCTGTGCCAGAAGGCCGTGTCTCCTCTGGCCAGACATCTCCAACGCGCCAAACCGTTCGCACCGCCTGGACAACTCTGAACGGCGACATCGCCCGCCCTGGTCGTGTTCCACGACAGGTTCCTGGCTATCACCGGGGGACACACTTGTCTGCCGTAGTCGTACCATTGCCCGTTCGAGCTCGACTCCGGGTATAAGGTACTCGGCACTGCAATATTTGAGTTAGTTACGAGCGTTAGTTGCCCTGTTACTTGGCTTTAGTTAATGGCGCGGCTTTAATGTGATTCTACTGTCCGATCCTCGGCGGACCGGCGGCGGCGACGGGGGAGGGGGCTTA
Coding sequences:
- the LOC108002419 gene encoding latrophilin Cirl isoform X9, with protein sequence MECRKGRRKGLLSGLVFAWLVTSGCTVAARNIDRYDTAYACEGKTLWIECGEGKLIHLIRANYGRFSITICNEHGNTDWSVNCMSPKSFRVLNSECNDQQNCSIVASTLQFGDPCPNTHKYLEAHYRCLSAATTTTTSRPSPPWFMTSQPSVWSTAKPTVRPPSRITTPSAQQPPQPPAPSTPALPITTTPSPTSTRSPLDMEVEVDQDLISPANVPSANAPAMPPIVPETTQATTTSTFAPWRTSRRTTVPSTLYPESSSNGQWYDYGRQVCPPVIARNLSWNTTRAGDVAVQSCPGGANGLARWRCLARGDTAFWHRDSPDLSECRSVWLTTLENRVTEGDVILGISRELSQVTNNSRGLYGGDMMITTKIIKNMAEKMAQDIRTYQDANQREVSVTELLQGVVRTGSNLLDKAQMASWKDLSHQEQMRVATSLLIGLEENAFLLADTLMHEKTITHEGRNILMEVRVLDARNIGDDLEIFPTEAAQQRWTASNDRVELTRGALLENSEGGIVRLVFMAFDRLEEILQPQAEVSSLVMNDEQQPLPKRNTTRLLNSKVISASLGKGRHIQLNEPVRVYFKHLSIENVTNPTCVFWDYILSAWSEEGCEIRKTNETHTVCECNHLTNFAVLMDVHAVRLDIAHQVALQIITYIGCIISVVCLVLAILTFQLFRGLKSDRTTIHKNLCVCLLIAEILFVCGIGQTNQRIVCGIVAGLLHFFFLCAFAWMFLEGFQLYVMLIEVFEAEKSRLRWYYLIAYGAPLLVVAISCIIDPLSYGTDRYCWLRADNYFIFSFVGPVILVILANLVFLSMAIYMMCRHANTTVAMKSKEHSRLASARAWLRGAIVLVFLLGLTWTFGLLYLNQESVAMAYIFTILNSLQGLFIFVFHCVQNEKVRKEYRKFVRRHSWLPKCLRCSKTVAGSSGGSSGTSGGGGGANGGKDFGSHNTSSNPSAPTTDSSGLSPHAASNNISFKSYSRDSGHGGSEQEDSPRTHNTMTLGHSGRNRGARGINEGNEMSGNRTTGGGGGGRRAALPYKHKYTEIIDGRVNGPSHHQLHAHHGQHVHLPRDLANEDEPVYEEIERGGGGGGGGEIQVSDMSDEDGRRQSDMSRQSSRSYGDHRPLIPYSPATDRNLMHYGQTLTDRGGGGGNIHCDEYSPAFERTLNTCWEKLRKQQAWYERGELPRLPASYGIPPQPDHTRTVAVLDGHTVVCHLQPQTDMYTGRGMPPPSYSEC